In one Desulfoferula mesophila genomic region, the following are encoded:
- a CDS encoding sigma-70 family RNA polymerase sigma factor, whose product MTEPEILDPEEQTDSPRAGGDLLEEDDLEFGSPGEPGDSEDETEEQPGLVPLAGGGPPAITNPLQRYLWEARQYPLLTREEEKELTQAYYDSGDPALAAKLVTSNLRLVVKIAMDHQRFWMRNLLDLIQEGNIGLMQAVQKYDPFRGIKFSYYASFWIKAYILKFIMDNWRLVRLGTTQAQRKLFYNLRREQEKLQSQGITPGPKLLSTRLGVSEKDVIDMSQRLDSWELSLDAPVREDSEEAHQNFLTDEEQSDAEDELVNQELRKLFHDELMAVRDTLDEKERDILDRRLLAENPMTLNELGEEHGVSRERIRQLQVRLMDKLKDRLSERIPNFEEQFAGLSEGD is encoded by the coding sequence GTGACGGAGCCGGAAATACTGGACCCCGAGGAACAAACCGATTCGCCCCGGGCGGGGGGAGACCTGCTCGAAGAGGACGATCTGGAGTTCGGCTCTCCCGGCGAGCCAGGCGACTCGGAAGATGAAACAGAGGAGCAGCCCGGCCTGGTGCCCCTGGCTGGCGGCGGCCCCCCGGCCATCACCAACCCCCTTCAGCGCTACCTGTGGGAAGCCCGCCAGTATCCCCTTTTGACCAGGGAAGAGGAAAAGGAGCTGACCCAAGCCTATTACGACAGCGGCGACCCGGCCCTGGCCGCCAAGTTGGTGACCAGCAACCTGCGCCTGGTGGTCAAGATCGCCATGGATCACCAGCGGTTCTGGATGCGCAACCTCCTGGACTTGATCCAGGAAGGCAACATCGGCCTTATGCAGGCGGTGCAAAAGTACGACCCCTTCCGGGGCATCAAGTTTTCCTACTACGCCAGCTTTTGGATCAAGGCCTACATCCTCAAGTTCATCATGGACAACTGGCGCCTGGTCCGCCTGGGCACCACCCAGGCCCAGCGCAAGCTTTTCTACAACCTGCGCCGCGAGCAGGAAAAGCTTCAGTCCCAGGGGATCACCCCCGGCCCCAAACTGTTGAGCACCCGCCTGGGAGTATCGGAAAAGGACGTCATCGACATGTCCCAGCGCCTGGACAGCTGGGAGCTCAGCCTTGACGCGCCGGTGCGCGAAGACTCCGAAGAGGCGCACCAGAATTTCTTGACCGACGAAGAGCAGAGCGATGCCGAGGACGAGCTGGTCAACCAGGAACTTAGAAAACTTTTCCATGACGAGTTGATGGCCGTGCGCGATACTTTGGATGAAAAGGAGCGCGACATATTGGACCGCCGTCTGTTGGCGGAAAACCCCATGACCCTGAACGAGCTGGGTGAGGAACACGGGGTCAGTCGCGAGCGCATACGTCAATTGCAAGTACGCTTAATGGATAAGCTCAAGGACCGTCTCAGTGAACGCATCCCCAATTTTGAAGAACAGTTCGCCGGCCTGTCCGAGGGCGACTGA
- a CDS encoding alpha/beta fold hydrolase: MGRNNSPALPSGLDSYRISFDWGQLHLVAGGSGPPLFMVHGLGGSCHDFLPMASRLADDFSLLIPDLPGSGYSDKPDLPYGPGFYAQVLSQAAKNLGVERAHWLGHSMGGQVVFSLALERPGLLRSLVAVCPAGGHDGASGWKGFLEKVLVNKNQRLRFFEPWMINLSTRAIFGDPRHPARLELTRRVRAQWMGPERPLLERSLVRSGVAILDQPVWPRLHEIQTPVLLVQGEQDQVVPPVEIQRLYAQLPTGARWESLPCGHMPVYTMVPELVSLVRDFLKGLD, encoded by the coding sequence ATGGGCCGCAATAATTCACCAGCGCTTCCTTCGGGTCTAGACAGTTACCGTATTTCTTTTGATTGGGGGCAACTGCACCTGGTCGCCGGAGGAAGCGGGCCGCCTCTTTTCATGGTGCATGGTTTGGGAGGCAGCTGTCACGATTTTCTGCCCATGGCTTCTCGGTTGGCGGACGATTTCTCCCTGTTGATCCCCGATCTGCCCGGCTCCGGCTACTCCGACAAGCCCGACCTGCCCTACGGCCCCGGTTTTTACGCCCAAGTCCTGAGCCAGGCGGCGAAAAACTTGGGAGTGGAGCGCGCGCACTGGCTTGGCCATTCCATGGGCGGACAAGTGGTGTTCTCCCTGGCCCTGGAGCGCCCGGGGTTGCTGCGTTCGCTGGTGGCGGTTTGCCCGGCCGGGGGGCACGACGGGGCCAGCGGCTGGAAAGGATTTTTGGAAAAAGTGCTGGTGAACAAAAACCAGAGGCTCCGCTTTTTCGAGCCCTGGATGATCAACCTGTCCACCCGCGCCATTTTTGGCGATCCCCGCCACCCCGCGCGCTTGGAGTTGACCCGCCGGGTGCGTGCCCAGTGGATGGGGCCGGAGCGGCCCCTGCTGGAACGCTCCCTGGTTCGCTCGGGGGTGGCCATTTTGGATCAGCCGGTTTGGCCGCGTCTGCATGAGATACAAACACCGGTTCTGTTGGTGCAGGGTGAACAGGATCAGGTAGTGCCTCCGGTGGAAATCCAGCGCCTTTACGCCCAACTGCCCACCGGGGCTCGCTGGGAGTCCCTGCCCTGCGGCCACATGCCCGTCTACACCATGGTTCCGGAGTTAGTCTCCCTGGTGCGTGATTTTTTAAAAGGCCTGGATTAG
- a CDS encoding acetate--CoA ligase family protein, which translates to MKQFFYPSSVAILGVSPRPGNMGRNILANLENIGFPGEIFLVSPKGGELGGRPIYSSVAELPQTPDLAVVLTPAATVPGLVEDCGQKGVKRMVIETGGFRELADDRRSLENQIVEASRKYGMRFIGPNCIGVICTESKLSVPFPLLDRPIRPGGLSILAQSGGIGLTYLHGCSENKVGVAKFCSMGNKLNVNERDLLAYLVDDPQTEAILLYLESIVDGRALYDLIRSTSKPVVVHKSNIGATSHAIASSHTAALANDDAVVDAALKQAGAIRAHTVHECMQIVKGLSLPKPKGRRLAIISRSGGHAVVSADAAFRHDMVLPPFPEEYLAPIQEATRASVIHLQNPLDLGDLFHFELYVDIVKNALAQEDFDAVVMVHGYRGPEVEVSRQFVAKVGELCKQAGKPVALVLLVDPEEMIEAAKLSSIPLFPFAEEGILALSCSQKAGGIPVTDRLGCAEGFDQDMAQRLLASAGPDGWLDLPEALHLLNAARIPVAPFVTALDAEDAVHAAETLGYPVVLKAVGGAELLHKTEAGGVVLGLEDAEAVRAAAQKMMDRLKPQRLVVMQQIGGGQELIMGIKRDPGFGPVVLLGLGGVTAEALGDVSLRLAPVDDNEAGQMMDELKGAALLKGFRGRPPVSRAALLEAVMRLAILADRMPAIAELDVNPLLAGPGGVMAVDARVRVAGDLPKPGH; encoded by the coding sequence ATGAAGCAGTTCTTTTACCCCTCATCGGTGGCCATCCTTGGCGTCTCCCCCCGGCCCGGCAACATGGGCCGCAACATCCTGGCCAACCTGGAGAACATCGGCTTCCCCGGAGAAATCTTCCTGGTGTCGCCCAAGGGCGGCGAATTGGGTGGGCGCCCCATCTACTCCAGCGTGGCCGAGCTGCCCCAGACGCCCGACCTGGCGGTGGTCCTCACCCCCGCGGCAACGGTGCCCGGCCTGGTGGAAGACTGCGGCCAAAAGGGCGTCAAACGCATGGTCATCGAGACGGGCGGCTTCCGGGAGCTGGCCGACGACCGGCGCTCCCTGGAAAACCAGATCGTGGAGGCCAGCCGGAAATACGGCATGCGCTTCATCGGCCCCAACTGCATCGGAGTCATCTGCACCGAATCCAAGCTCTCGGTGCCCTTCCCCCTGCTGGACCGCCCCATCCGTCCCGGCGGCCTGTCCATCCTGGCCCAAAGCGGCGGCATAGGGCTCACCTATCTGCACGGCTGCTCGGAAAACAAGGTGGGCGTGGCCAAGTTTTGCAGCATGGGCAACAAGCTCAACGTCAACGAGCGCGATCTGTTGGCCTATCTGGTGGACGACCCCCAGACCGAGGCCATCCTGCTGTATCTGGAATCCATCGTGGACGGACGGGCCCTGTACGACCTGATACGCTCCACCTCCAAGCCGGTGGTGGTGCACAAGTCCAACATCGGCGCCACCAGCCACGCCATTGCCAGCAGCCACACCGCGGCCCTGGCCAACGACGACGCGGTGGTGGACGCGGCCCTCAAGCAAGCCGGCGCCATAAGGGCCCACACGGTGCACGAGTGCATGCAGATCGTGAAGGGCCTGAGCCTGCCCAAGCCCAAGGGCCGCCGCCTGGCCATCATCTCGCGCTCCGGTGGCCACGCCGTGGTGTCCGCGGACGCGGCCTTCCGCCACGACATGGTGCTGCCCCCCTTTCCCGAGGAATATTTGGCCCCCATCCAGGAGGCCACCCGGGCCTCGGTGATTCATTTGCAGAACCCCCTGGACCTGGGCGATCTGTTCCACTTCGAGCTGTACGTGGACATAGTGAAGAACGCCCTGGCCCAGGAAGATTTTGACGCTGTGGTCATGGTGCACGGCTACCGGGGCCCCGAGGTGGAAGTGTCGCGCCAGTTCGTGGCCAAGGTGGGCGAGTTGTGCAAGCAGGCCGGCAAGCCGGTGGCCTTGGTCCTCTTGGTCGATCCCGAGGAGATGATAGAAGCGGCCAAGCTCTCCTCCATACCCTTGTTCCCCTTTGCCGAGGAAGGCATCCTGGCCCTGTCCTGCTCCCAAAAGGCGGGTGGCATCCCCGTGACCGACCGCCTGGGCTGCGCCGAGGGCTTTGACCAGGACATGGCCCAGCGCCTGCTGGCTTCGGCCGGTCCCGACGGTTGGCTGGATCTTCCCGAGGCCCTGCACCTGCTCAACGCGGCCCGCATTCCCGTGGCTCCTTTTGTCACCGCCCTGGACGCCGAGGACGCGGTGCACGCGGCCGAGACCCTGGGCTATCCCGTGGTGCTCAAGGCGGTGGGCGGCGCCGAGCTCTTGCACAAGACCGAGGCCGGCGGCGTGGTGCTGGGCTTGGAGGACGCCGAGGCGGTGCGCGCGGCGGCCCAAAAAATGATGGATCGACTCAAGCCCCAGCGCCTGGTGGTTATGCAGCAGATCGGGGGCGGCCAGGAACTGATCATGGGCATCAAGCGCGATCCCGGCTTCGGGCCGGTGGTGCTGTTGGGCCTGGGCGGGGTTACGGCCGAGGCCCTGGGCGACGTCAGCCTGCGCCTGGCCCCGGTGGACGACAACGAGGCGGGCCAGATGATGGACGAGCTCAAGGGCGCCGCGTTGCTCAAGGGATTTCGCGGCCGGCCGCCGGTGAGCCGCGCCGCCTTGTTGGAGGCGGTGATGCGTCTGGCCATCCTGGCCGACCGGATGCCCGCCATAGCCGAGTTGGACGTGAATCCCTTGCTGGCCGGCCCCGGCGGAGTCATGGCCGTGGACGCCCGGGTGCGGGTGGCGGGCGACCTGCCCAAGCCGGGCCACTAG
- the yqeC gene encoding selenium cofactor biosynthesis protein YqeC, translating to MALPQSEVAGVILAAGLATRFGGAKLAAPLAERPLIAWCVEAALASRLGRVVLVAGAEQAAELTQAFPQLEVVVNPNPQDGQASSLRLGLRALGDEPSHALFLLADQPLISSALIDRFVQAAEEDNDLAALAGPDSFSPPTLFDRRYWPELLQLTGDTGGRGVLDKYRDEVLPLAPDFPLAGLDVDTPGQLGRAEAALRGRFSLVLELERGDLVSVVGAGGKTSLIEALASEQAMRGKAVLATTTTHVFRPSGSVLIEPHEDWLPERIERLLAPGACLTVASEAKTTEGRIKLKGLPPQSVDWLWETALVPLILVEADGARRLPLKAPRSHEPVIPLSTTLLVGVVGLAALGRPLDEEHVTGAKELCALSGAAPGDPVQAAHLAALALHPKGLFKKAPARCRKVLVLNQGDLAGAEQAANQVAELIGQQDPSLRVLLTSFLQGACQVLREGD from the coding sequence ATGGCTTTACCCCAGAGTGAAGTCGCCGGCGTAATTCTGGCCGCCGGATTGGCCACCCGCTTCGGCGGGGCGAAACTCGCCGCCCCCCTGGCCGAGCGCCCCTTGATAGCTTGGTGCGTCGAGGCGGCCCTGGCCTCCCGCCTGGGCCGGGTGGTGCTGGTGGCCGGTGCGGAGCAGGCCGCGGAATTGACCCAGGCCTTTCCCCAGCTCGAGGTAGTGGTCAATCCCAACCCCCAGGACGGCCAGGCCTCTTCCCTGCGCCTGGGCCTGCGGGCCCTGGGCGATGAACCAAGCCACGCCCTGTTCTTGCTGGCCGACCAGCCCTTGATCTCATCAGCTCTCATCGACCGTTTTGTGCAGGCCGCCGAGGAAGACAACGACCTGGCCGCCCTGGCCGGACCCGATTCCTTTTCTCCCCCTACCCTGTTCGACCGCCGCTATTGGCCCGAGCTTCTGCAATTGACCGGCGACACCGGGGGGCGCGGCGTGCTGGACAAGTACCGCGACGAGGTCTTGCCGCTTGCGCCCGACTTTCCCCTGGCCGGTCTGGACGTGGACACCCCCGGGCAGCTCGGCCGGGCCGAGGCGGCGCTCAGGGGCCGCTTTAGCCTGGTGCTGGAGCTGGAGCGGGGCGACTTGGTAAGCGTCGTGGGGGCGGGAGGCAAGACCAGCCTTATCGAGGCCCTGGCCAGCGAACAGGCAATGCGCGGCAAGGCGGTGCTGGCCACCACCACCACCCATGTCTTTCGCCCCAGCGGCTCGGTGCTTATCGAGCCCCACGAGGACTGGCTGCCCGAGCGCATCGAGCGGCTGCTGGCCCCCGGCGCCTGCCTAACCGTGGCCTCGGAAGCGAAAACAACGGAGGGGCGGATCAAGCTTAAAGGCCTGCCCCCCCAGAGCGTGGACTGGCTGTGGGAGACGGCCCTGGTTCCGCTCATCCTGGTGGAGGCGGACGGAGCTCGTCGCCTGCCCCTCAAGGCCCCTCGCTCCCATGAACCGGTCATTCCGCTATCCACCACTCTGCTGGTAGGGGTCGTGGGCCTGGCCGCCCTGGGCCGGCCGCTGGACGAGGAACACGTCACGGGAGCCAAGGAGCTGTGCGCCCTGAGCGGCGCCGCGCCCGGCGACCCGGTGCAAGCGGCTCATTTGGCGGCGCTGGCCCTGCACCCCAAGGGTCTATTCAAGAAGGCCCCGGCCCGCTGCCGCAAGGTGTTGGTGCTCAACCAGGGCGACCTGGCCGGCGCGGAACAGGCCGCCAACCAGGTGGCCGAGCTTATCGGGCAACAAGACCCATCGCTGCGGGTGCTGCTCACCAGCTTTTTGCAGGGCGCTTGCCAGGTTTTGCGGGAGGGGGATTAG
- the recO gene encoding DNA repair protein RecO: protein MPPSALPGLVLRLRPLGESDLMLDVFTEPMGRLTAVAKGGKRSKQRFFGVLLETHLLEMNLEPTKSPDLWRLASAKVMASHVGLRQDYRRLLAAGPVLELLLRATPVQSPQSGALELALAVLARLETGDTPAELGAGLAVFLVRLLDRLGYGLNLDACLHCGRPLEQMKSARLSLGGGLVCPSCPPGHRDHQAPPGLVKFLAAARDLEPQALSRLRLPAGQAPLALGFLADFWREVVGHDLPSLGLALRSLRVSGSPSGR from the coding sequence GTGCCTCCCTCCGCCCTCCCCGGCCTGGTGCTACGCTTGCGTCCCCTGGGCGAAAGCGACCTCATGCTCGATGTGTTTACCGAGCCCATGGGACGCCTCACCGCCGTGGCCAAGGGGGGCAAGCGCTCCAAACAGCGTTTTTTCGGGGTTCTGCTCGAGACTCATCTTTTGGAAATGAATCTGGAGCCCACCAAGAGCCCCGACCTTTGGCGCCTGGCCTCGGCCAAGGTGATGGCTTCCCACGTGGGGCTGCGCCAGGACTACCGCCGCCTGCTGGCTGCCGGGCCAGTGCTGGAGCTGCTGCTGCGGGCCACCCCGGTGCAATCGCCCCAAAGCGGGGCCCTGGAACTGGCCCTGGCCGTCCTGGCCCGCCTGGAAACGGGCGACACCCCGGCCGAGTTGGGCGCGGGCCTGGCCGTCTTTTTGGTGCGCCTGCTGGACCGCTTGGGCTACGGCCTGAACCTGGACGCTTGCCTGCATTGCGGCCGCCCCCTGGAGCAGATGAAAAGCGCGCGGCTCAGCCTGGGCGGGGGCCTGGTGTGCCCCTCCTGTCCACCGGGGCACCGCGACCACCAGGCGCCGCCCGGCCTGGTGAAGTTTTTGGCCGCCGCCCGCGATCTGGAACCCCAAGCCCTTTCGCGCCTGCGCCTTCCCGCCGGGCAGGCCCCCCTGGCGTTGGGATTTTTGGCCGATTTTTGGCGGGAGGTGGTGGGCCACGATCTGCCCAGCCTGGGGCTGGCCCTGCGCTCCCTGCGAGTCTCCGGCAGCCCTTCCGGGCGCTGA
- a CDS encoding 2-hydroxyacyl-CoA dehydratase family protein gives MSASRQLGITSTIPVEVALAGGWTPVDLNNRFVTYPDPEGLVRRAEEQGLPRTLCAWIKGMYAWCLEHPEVGALVGVTRGDCSNTHALMELLSRAGRRVVPFDYPAQNDPQAMASAIQRLAQQLGAGLERAEAIRRELVPLRADLERLDRLTWQEGKVSGGENHLWLVSASDFDGDHQDFARRLSRFLDQAEARAPRRHPVRLGLLGVPPIISGLHETLEELGAGVVFNEVPRQFAMLDGEQASVDSLAEQYARYTYPYEVGARLADIKREALRRRLDGLIHYTQSFCWRQMQDLVLRRELGLPLLTLEGDQYAPVDGRTRLRLEAFVEVLG, from the coding sequence TTGTCGGCGTCTCGCCAGTTGGGCATTACCTCCACCATTCCGGTGGAGGTGGCCCTGGCCGGGGGTTGGACCCCGGTGGACCTCAACAACCGTTTCGTCACCTACCCCGATCCCGAGGGTCTGGTGCGCCGGGCCGAGGAGCAAGGCCTGCCCCGCACCCTGTGCGCCTGGATCAAGGGCATGTACGCCTGGTGCCTGGAGCACCCCGAGGTGGGCGCCCTGGTGGGGGTCACCCGGGGCGACTGTTCCAATACCCACGCGCTCATGGAGCTGCTCAGTCGGGCGGGTCGTCGGGTGGTGCCCTTTGACTACCCCGCCCAAAACGACCCCCAGGCCATGGCTTCGGCCATCCAGCGGCTGGCCCAGCAACTGGGGGCCGGCCTGGAGCGGGCCGAGGCCATACGCCGGGAGCTGGTCCCCCTGCGGGCCGATCTGGAGCGCCTGGACCGGCTCACCTGGCAAGAGGGCAAGGTCAGCGGCGGGGAAAACCACCTTTGGCTGGTCAGCGCCAGTGATTTTGACGGCGACCATCAGGATTTCGCCAGACGCCTGAGCCGTTTTCTGGACCAGGCCGAGGCCCGCGCGCCGCGCCGTCACCCGGTGCGCCTGGGGCTGTTGGGCGTGCCGCCCATCATCAGCGGCTTGCACGAGACCTTGGAAGAGCTGGGCGCGGGGGTGGTATTCAACGAGGTGCCCCGCCAGTTCGCCATGCTGGACGGCGAGCAAGCCTCCGTGGATAGCCTGGCCGAGCAATACGCCCGCTACACCTATCCCTACGAGGTGGGGGCTCGGTTGGCGGATATAAAGCGGGAGGCCTTGCGCCGAAGGCTGGACGGGCTTATTCATTACACACAGAGCTTTTGCTGGCGGCAGATGCAGGATTTGGTGCTGCGCCGCGAGCTGGGTCTGCCCCTGCTCACCCTGGAAGGCGACCAATACGCACCGGTGGACGGCCGCACCCGTCTGAGGTTGGAGGCCTTTGTGGAGGTATTGGGCTGA
- a CDS encoding Mrp/NBP35 family ATP-binding protein, whose amino-acid sequence MSDKNQEFPIDQELEAPLKKVRYPGFDMDILSMQLVTEARLLEGKAVIQLRPVSAPPEVREELENQIAAMVREATGVAEVEVHSPEPPQPKKQEEKGPHAIDGVKWVVPVASGKGGVGKSTVAVNLAMALSSQGLKVGILDLDLYGPSVPMMLGVTGVQPDAVGDKIAPIMAHGLKAMSVGFLIKADTALIWRGPLVMKAVRQLLHEVAWAPLDVLILDLPPGTGDVQISMAQEVPITGAVVVTTPQDVALTDAIKGVDMFRQVNAPLMGIVENMSYFNCPDCGSRHEIFGHGSVKPLCEKLGVPYLGEIPLDPTLRQLADLGQPKTVLESPAGEPYRELAKKVMAQLQSQD is encoded by the coding sequence ATGTCCGATAAGAACCAAGAGTTCCCCATTGATCAGGAATTGGAAGCGCCGCTCAAAAAGGTGCGTTACCCCGGATTTGACATGGACATTTTGTCCATGCAGTTGGTCACCGAGGCCCGCTTGTTGGAAGGCAAAGCCGTAATCCAATTGCGCCCGGTTTCCGCCCCGCCCGAGGTTCGCGAAGAGTTGGAAAACCAGATCGCGGCCATGGTGCGCGAGGCCACCGGCGTGGCCGAGGTGGAGGTGCATTCCCCCGAACCGCCCCAGCCCAAGAAGCAAGAAGAAAAAGGGCCCCACGCCATCGACGGCGTAAAGTGGGTGGTGCCCGTGGCTTCGGGCAAAGGCGGAGTGGGCAAATCCACCGTGGCGGTCAACCTGGCCATGGCCCTGTCCAGCCAGGGGCTCAAAGTGGGCATCCTGGACCTTGACCTTTACGGCCCCTCCGTGCCCATGATGCTGGGAGTAACCGGAGTTCAGCCGGACGCGGTGGGCGACAAGATCGCTCCCATCATGGCCCATGGCCTCAAGGCCATGTCGGTGGGATTTCTCATCAAGGCCGACACCGCCCTCATCTGGCGCGGCCCCTTGGTGATGAAGGCGGTGCGCCAGCTTTTGCACGAGGTGGCCTGGGCTCCCTTGGACGTGTTGATTCTGGACCTCCCTCCCGGCACCGGCGACGTGCAGATCAGCATGGCCCAGGAAGTGCCCATCACCGGAGCGGTGGTGGTGACCACGCCCCAGGACGTGGCCCTGACCGACGCCATCAAGGGCGTGGACATGTTCCGCCAGGTGAACGCGCCGCTCATGGGCATCGTGGAGAACATGAGTTACTTCAACTGCCCGGACTGCGGCAGCCGCCACGAGATTTTCGGCCACGGCTCGGTAAAGCCCTTGTGCGAAAAGCTGGGCGTGCCCTACCTGGGCGAAATACCCCTGGACCCGACCTTGCGCCAGTTGGCCGACCTGGGCCAGCCCAAGACCGTCTTGGAGAGCCCGGCCGGCGAGCCCTACCGGGAGCTGGCCAAAAAGGTGATGGCCCAGTTGCAAAGCCAGGACTGA
- the queC gene encoding 7-cyano-7-deazaguanine synthase QueC: MVSSDGKPKAVVLLSGGLDSTTCLAMARAQGYECYALSVVYGQRHQVELQAARRVARALGAAQHREIGVDLSAFGGSALTADIEVPKGRSEDDMSGEIPVTYVPARNTVFLSLALAWAETLDSTDLFIGVNALDYSGYPDCRPEFIMAFENMANLATKMSTTQGRRIKVHAPLIRLSKAQIIEAGLKLGVDYGLTHSCYDPAPDGRPCGQCDSCLLRAKGFAEAGVSDPVLAP; this comes from the coding sequence ATGGTTTCCAGCGACGGCAAACCCAAGGCCGTGGTGCTTCTCTCCGGCGGCCTGGACTCCACCACCTGCCTGGCCATGGCCCGGGCCCAGGGTTACGAATGTTACGCCCTGAGCGTCGTCTACGGCCAACGGCACCAGGTGGAGCTTCAGGCGGCCCGGCGGGTGGCCCGGGCCCTGGGCGCGGCCCAACACCGGGAGATCGGGGTGGACCTGAGCGCCTTTGGCGGCTCGGCCCTCACCGCCGACATCGAGGTGCCCAAGGGCCGCTCCGAGGACGACATGTCCGGCGAGATACCGGTCACCTACGTGCCGGCGCGCAACACCGTGTTCCTCTCCCTGGCCCTGGCCTGGGCCGAGACCCTGGACAGCACCGACCTGTTCATCGGGGTCAACGCCCTGGACTATTCGGGCTATCCCGATTGCCGCCCCGAGTTCATCATGGCCTTTGAAAACATGGCCAACCTGGCCACCAAGATGTCCACCACCCAGGGGCGGCGCATCAAGGTGCACGCGCCCTTGATCCGCCTGAGCAAGGCCCAGATAATCGAAGCCGGGCTCAAGCTGGGGGTGGACTACGGCCTGACCCATTCCTGTTACGACCCCGCCCCGGACGGCAGACCCTGCGGCCAGTGCGACTCCTGTTTGCTCAGGGCCAAGGGCTTTGCCGAGGCCGGGGTTTCCGATCCGGTTTTAGCCCCCTGA
- a CDS encoding NifU family protein, with amino-acid sequence MAEVSREAVEKALDAARAELKKHGGNVDLVGVNDQGVVLVRLMGACSGCASANVTLKEIIEKSLKEQLPGINRVEALM; translated from the coding sequence ATGGCCGAGGTATCCCGCGAAGCGGTGGAAAAGGCCCTGGATGCGGCCCGCGCCGAGCTCAAGAAGCACGGCGGCAACGTGGACTTGGTGGGAGTGAACGACCAAGGAGTGGTCCTGGTGCGCCTGATGGGCGCCTGTTCGGGATGCGCCTCGGCCAACGTCACCCTCAAGGAGATCATCGAGAAGTCCCTCAAGGAGCAACTGCCCGGCATCAACCGGGTGGAAGCGTTGATGTAG